The DNA sequence AAGTATTTGCATTAGTTTACTATTCAGCATTATTACACCATAGTAAAtctttaatatcaataattgtttgTCCTTATCATAAACGGGGATATTCTATTGATTGCATTGATAGTTACAAGTGTTATTTCTTGAAAAGTTTGGATGTGAAAAAATTCcctaaattgaattatatcGTTGAAAAAAGTGTAATGTTAGTAGTAATTAGACAAGATGGTATAAAACCTAAATTTCAGACAATTCAATTTCGTtccaattaaaaaaaaaacatgaACAAGAATAGTTTTAATGGAAAGATTcaataaacaagaaaaggGGGACTGGCTGGTTGGCGGTGcattaatgatgataataatttgtcATTCGCTTTCGCTTCGAGAAGTTTGACATTCGCCAAGAAAAGATTAAGAGTAAAAAAATAGATTGCTGCATTTAGTATTTGTTAAAAATATACGAAAGCAATTTATCGCTAAAGAATCAAGAGTGCTAGTCAAAAGCATGGATCaattggtgttgttgttgttgttgataggtttaatattatatatgCCTTGTCAACTTCTTCACACCACCTCCTCCACcaccttcttcttcttctcttttgtGGTTAGAGAAACTCAAATGGTTAATATAATTGTTAGATGAGGCTGTGTATTCTCTTTAAATGTACCAAATGGtaaatattatttctttatttggTTATTGCATTATTTTAAGGCTTaggaaaataaaaaaataaaaataaaataaaagaaagacagagttatcaaatattcaatttatatatgttaatttgttttatacTCTTGACCAACTTCTCATCTCATCTCATCTCATCTTTTGATGTAGtatatattgtttaatttctttgttaggtggtggtggaaaTTGAGAATTAACCGATATCCGAAATGAGGTGATCATCAAGAGaaagccaaaaaaaagaagggCTTCCCGTAATAACCGAAATTATTTCCGATTACGAAATGCGAAACCAATTGAAGGTTGAGGATACAATAATATTACCTGTTGttcttcttattcttaATGAACAAAAAACCGGAAAAGCTGATTGAAAGTAATTCTTGTTACTACTGCCATTGCCACCACATTCTAAAATGATTAAAACGAGGCAAAGtaagtattttttttttattaattccctcatttgaaattttttttaaaccGAACGATAATAATATCCCCCTCTTATTACCTTCTTCTCATCTTTTATACGATCCctttattatcaagaaCCATTTCTTACTCTCTTACcattaatataattataagCTTACTGTAATAAAACATCTTCTTTATCTACTGTTTATGTTATTGGTATATGAGAATTAACGTTTAAGCCTACTAAATgtttatcatcaaaataaaGGGGTGGGGAGAGAAAGAAACTTAATAaagtttttaaaaataaccCGTCGAGgcacagcaacaacaacatcttAAACCTAAGATTATAATACCCAACACTCAACATCCAACACCCACCACTTATAACTTAAGATTAACAAAACCGTGTATAGCTTCTCCaactttctttcttttattattattatgtaatgatttatttttaaacaacaacttgaTAAGCCTCCTGGTTTTGATTCTTATGATTTTTCTCCtattcttcaattattgtttatggTTTGTATATTCAAGATTTTCTGCCTatattgattgttgatCTCTATAATAATGTTGGTAATATTTTTGTATCGTTTAATCACCCAATATGTTGTTGTAACAACAATATGATGgataaaacaattgatttgtaattttttgtgCCGATATTAccaggaaaaaaaaaaaaaaagaaaaagaggaaTTGACATTTGAGTGTTTGATATTCGGGTATtgttagttagttagtaataaagtagtaatagtagtagttgtaGTCTACCCGAGAAATTTGGTATCAGTTAAtgtttattcaaattaaaatGATTAATTTACGTTACGGAAATAGACTACATTTTTTAAGAAATTTTGCAGACGACTTTTAGTGTAATGAATAAATACagcaacaactacaactatAACAACTTCTACAAATTGGATTCTAAGGAGTTTTAAAAGGAGGTGATCcatcacaacaacaacaacaacaacaacaacaacaacaaataacGATGACCATTCcaaatatatttaatttatttattgtaaatattattaatattattattatcaaaatcttcTATATTGAAACATAATAGACATAACCACAATATATAGGTACGATAGATTTATGTATATGACGAAAGTAATCCTTCTCCATTCATTAttagtaataattttattgttcTCTCTccctatatatatatatatatatatatttgaatctttcttctttcttctttttctcttcttccCTTTTTTACTATTCTTCttagtttttattttttttttgcattctTATTTGTTCTTCATATGTCCTTATTTAATTCCCTTTTAATTTactttttaatttaatcaTTATTTGTCATTCACATAATTATCATACTTTTTCTCACTATTTCCATTAATAATCATATTTCCcatttccaatttatcaaaatattttataaCTTAAAGAAAGAATCCACTATAACAGCCATCTTTAAATTAATTCCAATATACAAAATTTCTTGTAATCAAAtaacaattacaacaaatCATCCATAACAGTTTTAAACTTTTAAACTTTTAAACTTCAAAACATTACCTTGCCTtcttgttttcatttttttttaattgcaaaaaaacaaaccactcccaaaaaaaaaaaaaaaaaggcaaTATCATGATGTCTCATCAACAACTCATTAATCCACATGGATATAATAGTGGAGGTGATGGAGAAAGTATTATACTGGTGGATAAAGAATTACCAACTTCTTGTACTTCTAgttcaattaatattatagCAAAATTCATAAAAATGATATCTATTAAATTCCAAAAAATCCCTCCATTTAGAATAAAATGGTTTATTAGTACTATTGCTATTGTCatttattcaacaatttttaatataaccaatttaattatgttttctaaatttactaaaaatttcaatctGGTTAATCCATTATCagtgatttttttatttttagatgttttcatatttcttgttgttatttatgaaaaattttatcataaaaataataatgaattcaCTAATAAATGGTCAAAATATACTTATATAATAGTTTgtaaaatattgaaaaaaattttatggttgattttattaattgctTGTATTTTCCAAGTGGTTTTAATTTCCATTGGTAAATTATCTAATCCATTAAATGTTAATGATAATCAATTGgatattttaaatatgTCACAACATGAAAAAACTGGATACTTTATcgttaatttaattaatttagtATTTAATGGTGCATTATTAGGGATTTGGTGGTCAACTAATATTTCATcagtttatttattatttgcttcaattaatttcataaatattttgattgcCATTAGTCTTGTCCAAATTAATATTagttatttcaatttaactAGTGGATCAGTAAGGAAATTacataatttatttataataacTGGAACATTTATGACAGGACAATCAGCTATCGGTTTAAGTATTgtattattgattaatgaaaaaaatcgATTGAAAGATTTCATTggtaaattgatttttttttatgatGTTTATGTGACATTATTATTcagtttattattaggaTGTACCATTGTTAGTGggatttattttgattataaagCCCTGTTCCCCATTAGTATTTTCATATTATATCTTTgttccattattatttcgGTTGTGTCATTCTTATGTACACGATATTTCCGTTTACGTGGTGGATTTACTAATGAATATCAAGTGGAAGAATATGATTTACTTTCATTAACGGTTCATCAAAAACAAGGATGGGGGAAACTTATAGATATTAATCATAAATATAATGGAGGAATTTCTGGTGATTATGTCATTTCATTAATGGAAAATTATATGGAAGCAGATTTACCAGGAATGTCATGTAAAGTATTAAGGGTAttcaaaaagaatgaaacaacaataacaacaaccacaacccAGTTGCTGCAAAAACTAAAGCATCAAAgcaaaaagaatttaaacactgcatttgaagatttagatcatgaatcattattatttcaagATACTCCAACATTATGTGACACCACATCATCGATTAAACATTTAGAGGATGAATATCGACCATTATcgaaaaatcaattgaaacgATTagctaaaaaaaatcaaaaagataaaaaattattagaattaaaatctttagaaaataatactgaaattttttatcaagaattaatgAATACTGAAGCATTAATATTACTTACtattattgaagaatttgatttaagtGAAAGAATCCCAGGATGGATTggtaaaaaattgaataaatggTTTGGGAAAAATTCGAAATATCCATTTTTATGTATTCGATTTGGATTATTAGGATTTCATTGGCCATTTAAACGATCGACTTTTTATTGTAGTGCCACCAAAAAACCTGTAGCTCGTGGTGCTGCTGTGCTATATGCCATATCTCAATGGAATTCTCAACATGAAAAATTAACCGTATTATTAGATCCAACTTATAAAGATGTTAATTTTGAAGCAGGGATAACTTCTAGTGGTTGGTATAAGATTAAATTACCTAATTCtcatattattgatttaagaccatttcaaaatcaaactaGTACTGATTATTTCAAAGCCATAAAATATAGAACTCAagataattcatttaaacaAGCTAATGGACAAGTAATTGAAActaatatatttaattatgaaaattgtcaagaaatcattaatatgaatcaaaatatttctcAAAATAGACAACTGTCAGGACAATcacaacaattattacaacCAAATTGGGAAttcatttataatttaGGAAATTATtctaatgaaaaaaaatatcgttccttgttgtttttaaaagttgataatgaaatcaTTGCTTCATGTGTTATATTTCGTTTAGGTGATACTATGACTTCAGATATTCAAGGATTAAATCATGTTATAagtaaaaaatataaagcATATTTTGTTATGATGCAAGAAGTAATTAAAATTGGATTAAGAGAAGGagttaaatttattgattttggtcCAACTACTGAAGAAGCTAAAGTTACTATTGGTTGTAATGTTGTACCATTATGTGGATCAATTTACcctaaaaataaattcttaGGACCAATCATAAAATTTGCTGCTAGTAAAGTTGATGTATAAGATGGTTCATTGTTTAGTTTGAATAGTTGGTTGAACTTTATAGATAGGATAGGATAGGATAGGATAGGATAAGATACGATTTATAATATGTTTTATATGAAAGTTGTTGTAAATTTGTAGTTTTGTTGCAAAGTAAAATCACCAGAAAGTGTTGTACGAATTTACACGACAGAATTTAAATCTATGTGTTGGACCAACAAATGGTTTTTCGGACACATGTACACGCACAGCTTCAACTAAGTGTCCCTTGggcaacaatttttttattttattcatttagTGTGGCAAATTGTTCCTTTTCAATTACTACACACATTAACATTACCATTTACTTTCCTTCTTTATATCAGTTTTGattaagtttttttttttttattattatttaattactTACTTACCAATAGTTATGTCAACTACTATATATGATGAtcattatataaaaatgaCTAAAGTTTTTAAATCCATACATTCTCAAACTAAATTAAAGGTTTATGAGGTTTTATTTGCTAGTTCATTTATACTAAATTTCTTACTTGGTCGACTCATTCATTTTTCAGCTCCAGATGAAGAAgtatataattattataatgataaacGGAATATATTGAATCAATGGTTTGTTAAAAGAGGTTGGGGCTGGACTACATTAgtgattattttattttattctaATATCATCTATAAACAATATGTCAATAgtactaccaccaccaaaaacaacaaacaaacactTATTATTAAGACGATTCGTAATgcaataattaattatattgttgttactATATGGTGGATATTTTTCACTCAATGGTGTTTTGGATTACCAATAATGgataaaatatttgttttaacTGGAGGTAAATGTAGTATTGATATCAATAATACTGCAAATTCttttacaacaacatcaacaacagtaTTTACTCCTAATCATCATATTCATCCAAGTTTTGTtcaaaaattagaaaatatTTGGGAATCAACGGGGATAACATCATATAATTGTCGTAGAATTAAAGGAAGTCAATGGATAGGTGGTCATGATCCTCTGGGTCATGTATTTTTAATGATTCATTCatcattatatttgtttaatgAAATGATTAATTATTGGCCTAATTGGTCATATATTAAACATAATATTTCTCAATTATTAACAAGTACTAGACCTTTAACTATTAATGatagattattattattatggaATACTCcacaattgataattatagGTTTAATTGGATTATGGTGGTTTATGTTATTAATgacaaatatatatttccATCTGAgtttagaaaaattggtGGGTTTAATATTTGGTTATATTGGTGTAGCAGGATTATATTGGATACCGAGATGGTTATCATAATATGTATGTGTGTGGGAGGTTTTTGTAAAAAGtatataaaattaatttaatttaataacatttgggttgattttttgcagtaaattattattgtagatttatgatgataatatctttgatgatattaaaatAAGGGGACTACTACCATGAGTTCTTATTTACAGtgggaggggggggggggggggcaAGGTTTTACACTAACGGTATGACAGTTTCGGAGTAATCAATATCCCATATCTTCTTATTAGTCAGTAATAAGTGGATATATATCTCCCGTCAAGAGTGAAACATTTTCAGGTACCAACCATTCACAATCGAAGATTTTCATTAcataaatttcattatcGAAAAAACAGAACCTACATTGTTGAAGAGAATAATCTTACACACAATacacaaaaaaagatgTATTAAATGatagattattattttctatCGTCAATTCATTTATGAATTGAAGTATTATAGGTCTTCAAATGATACACATTATATTGATTACTTAATTGTCATATACTAGTGTATGGGTTAGTAAACGATGTATaactcttcttcttcttcttcttctctaggaaaatgatttttaccaaaagaagaaatatttgaattcttCGTGTTTCAAATCTATAAAAGTTAACCTTTGTGGTGACTAAAATAGAATAGGGATTTTCCTTTTAGATTTTAGTTCTTTGAAAAGCCCTTTTTTAAAAACGCCACCCCCCCCCTTTGAATTGGAACAAACACGGAGTCAATTGCTGGGTTGTATTTTGAACAACTATTTGAATATTGTATATACATTCTTTATAAACATATTATGATATACTTTGTAGTGTGATAAATCTAGATTCTAATACAATACAGTCTATGTTTTGATCTCTTATGTAGGAGAAGGAAGATGTATGGGcttgataataaagaataaGGGGGAAGCCAGAAGGAGGCTACCAGACGCGTCGAATTTGACAGTTGAGACATTTTAACGCGAATGTCACAATACACGACAtaatcatatatatatatatgacCACGACATTAATTATCGTGTGTTTTGTGAGAAAAgacaaacaataaacaaaaaaaaaaaaaatgtaacACAAATTTACACGAAAATGACGAAAGACGAAAGAGGAAAGACGAAGCAccagatgatgatgaagtaGAAGAATAATAAC is a window from the Candida dubliniensis CD36 chromosome 4, complete sequence genome containing:
- a CDS encoding conserved hypothetical protein (possibly Candida-specific), whose amino-acid sequence is MMSHQQLINPHGYNSGGDGESIISVDKELPTSCTSSSINIIAKFIKMISIKFQKIPPFRIKWFISTIAIVIYSTIFNITNLIMFSKFTKNFNSVNPLSVIFLFLDVFIFLVVIYEKFYHKNNNEFTNKWSKYTYIIVCKILKKILWLILLIACIFQVVLISIGKLSNPLNVNDNQLDILNMSQHEKTGYFIVNLINLVFNGALLGIWWSTNISSVYLLFASINFINILIAISLVQINISYFNLTSGSVRKLHNLFIITGTFMTGQSAIGLSIVLLINEKNRLKDFIGKLIFFYDVYVTLLFSLLLGCTIVSGIYFDYKASFPISIFILYLCSIIISVVSFLCTRYFRLRGGFTNEYQVEEYDLLSLTVHQKQGWGKLIDINHKYNGGISGDYVISLMENYMEADLPGMSCKVLRVFKKNETTITTTTTQLSQKLKHQSKKNLNTAFEDLDHESLLFQDTPTLCDTTSSIKHLEDEYRPLSKNQLKRLAKKNQKDKKLLELKSLENNTEIFYQELMNTEALILLTIIEEFDLSERIPGWIGKKLNKWFGKNSKYPFLCIRFGLLGFHWPFKRSTFYCSATKKPVARGAAVLYAISQWNSQHEKLTVLLDPTYKDVNFEAGITSSGWYKIKLPNSHIIDLRPFQNQTSTDYFKAIKYRTQDNSFKQANGQVIETNIFNYENCQEIINMNQNISQNRQSSGQSQQLLQPNWEFIYNLGNYSNEKKYRSLLFLKVDNEIIASCVIFRLGDTMTSDIQGLNHVISKKYKAYFVMMQEVIKIGLREGVKFIDFGPTTEEAKVTIGCNVVPLCGSIYPKNKFLGPIIKFAASKVDV
- a CDS encoding inositol phospholipid biosynthesis protein, putative (Similar to S. cerevisiae SCS3;~In S. cerevisiae: appears to be involved in the synthesis of inositol phospholipids from inositol but not in the control of inositol synthesis), which translates into the protein MSTTIYDDHYIKMTKVFKSIHSQTKLKVYEVLFASSFILNFLLGRLIHFSAPDEEVYNYYNDKRNILNQWFVKRGWGWTTLVIILFYSNIIYKQYVNSTTTTKNNKQTLIIKTIRNAIINYIVVTIWWIFFTQWCFGLPIMDKIFVLTGGKCSIDINNTANSFTTTSTTVFTPNHHIHPSFVQKLENIWESTGITSYNCRRIKGSQWIGGHDPSGHVFLMIHSSLYLFNEMINYWPNWSYIKHNISQLLTSTRPLTINDRLLLLWNTPQLIIIGLIGLWWFMLLMTNIYFHSSLEKLVGLIFGYIGVAGLYWIPRWLS